The genomic window TCCATACTGTTGCGCCGGCCACCGATTCCCTGCTGGAAAGGATTGGCGTTGGGAATCCTGTGGCCGATCACTTCAAGCCAGTGGCCGTAATCCCACCAGGACATTACACCATAGGCTTCATCGGGATAAGGATAAAGTTCACCTTCGGGAGGTTGTTCATAACTTTCATAATAATCAAGACCGGGATCTGGTGTATTGTATTTCATCCACTGGCTGGCCTCAATCCAGTAACCATTGGGACCGCCCGTACCCTGGTTCTGCTGTGTGGAGAGGTCATAGGACGGATAGGCCAACACAAGCACCACCAGTACTAATGTCACTGCATGTACCGGTTTGATCTGTTTGAGCCAGTCGCTTATACTGGATGTCGCTTCGGCAAAGGGACTCCTGATCTCTTTCCAGCCTGCCAGGTCCAGCACTTTGATCCCTAGATAGGCTGAAAGGATGGCTGCATTGACCGAGTAGTAGTAGGCAAAACGGTTCTGTTGCAGCATGGCCCAGATGATCATCACAGACCAGACTATAAGGAAGGTCTGCTCCCGGTTGTTGTGGCGATAGATGGCAATATAGGCCAGGATTGCCAGGGCGAAGAAGGAAAGAATACCTGCCAAAGCGAAATTGTACCAGAGGGGTTGCAGGGTGAACTGTCCGCCACGCATCAGGAGAGGGGAGGCTTCAGCGATGGTAAGACCGCCGCCTGTGCGCATGAAGTAACTGAAGACACTGGTCACCAGAGCATAGGTCGATTCGGAGACCACACGGGCTAGAAGGATACCTCCGCCAAATAGAGCTGCTACAGAGAGTGGATAATAATAGCGGTTGAGTTGTTTCTCTTTCATGTAGTACGATATCACAGAGAGAAGAGGAAATGCCACAAGACCCGCTGTCAATCCAAATATTTGTCGGGATTTGGTGTTTCCTATTTCAGGAGCCAGCAGTACCATTACAAGTGCCACAGCAAAGATTGCCATCCCACCGATAGCCAAATACTCCGTGGATCTGCCATGCATGTGGTCAATGATATGCTGAACTGTAATGTAGACACCAACTATGAAACTGAAGAACAGGGCTCCTTTCCAGGTAAGGGTGTAGGCACCCAGGAAAAAACCTGTAAGCAGGAAATAGGGAAGAAGAGGTCGTATTTGAGAAAAGCCATTCTCCCTGAGATGGGATAATGTAAAATCACTGGATTCACTGCGTCTCAATCCTGCAATCAAAAACATTGCCACAACCGTGCTGAGCAATGCCTCAGCGATGTGATGATCGTTAAAACCAATTATAGCACGTGACAGGAACTGACCTGGAGCTAGTGCAATAAGCAAGGCTGCGAGCAATCCTATGCGCCGGTCGTTGAAGGCCCATTTGCCGACAAAGTATGTGGGAATGACAACAAAGGAGCCCAGAAGAGCCGGGTAATAAGCACAGATTGTATGCGTGAGTTCAGTAGAGGGATTTCCCATGCCAATAATCCATATAATACTGGCAAGCACCAGATCAAACAGCGGGGCAAAGACCTGATCTGTACCATATGGGTATTGTGTATAGGCATCAAACCAGAGCATCGAAGGGAAATTATGCAGAATGGATTCCACATTTCTCAGATGATACCAGGGATCATTACCCCCGAAACGCACGAAGTTCTCGGCAATGAATACGCTTTCTGCAGGGACGGTTCTGATATAAAATGCTATTAAGAAAACAATAAAGAGTAAAAGGCCAATGAAGGCTTGTGTTAGATTTGGAACTTTACTGCGCATAAGACCACTCGATTTGCTCAATTTATATGTGGTGCAACTTATTTATGATGTGATATAAGAGTTTTGATTATAGAAACGTTACCAGGAATAATAGTTACTTCATAATCCCAAACAATTATATCCCATTCACACCCTACCCAAACCAATGAACTCCCTACTCATTGCAGCAGTATTATTCACCCTTATCCCGCTTATTACATATCTTATTTACATTCTTGCCATCCTTAAACCCTCCAACTCAAAAATCCACGCGCCGGATACTCAACCTCCGATAACAGTGGTAATTCCCACTTACAATGAAAGTGAGGTCATTGAGCACCGTATCAAGAATTTAAAGGACATCGATTATCCCACGGAAAACATCCATGCGATAATAGTGGATGACCAGTCAACTGATAACACTGTGGAACTGGCAAACAAAGCTTTCCAGAAATACAGTATCTCCGGTGAAGTGATTGTCAAGGAAAAACGTACAGGTACCAATGCATCGGTTAATCTGGGTGTGGGAAAAGCCAGCACTGATTTTGTAGTGACCACGGATGCAGATGTCACCTTTGAACCTGATGCAGTAAACAATGCGCTGGGCCGGCTGCTCAGCGATGAGAAGATCGGAGCTGTCTGCGGGGAACTGGAACCCATTGCACGGAAGGATTCTTTTACCACTCATTCCGAAAAGGCCTACAGGGATGTCTACGGCAGGATGTGCAGCTGGGAAAGCGGCCTGCATTCCACCTACTGTTTCAACGGGCCTCTAATCATGCTGAGGAAAAAAGCCTTCTCCCCGATTCCCGAAACAAAAGGAGCATCAGATGCAGGCATGGCGCTGCGCATCATCCGTAATGGTTACCGCTGTCTCTATGAATCATCCGCCAGGTTCTACGAATACATCACAAGTGACATGGACCAGCAGCGCCGCCAGAAACTCAGACGTTCGGCACGATTACAGGAAGCCACCCTCCACAATCTCGGGCTGGTTTCACCAAAATACGGAAAATTCGGGCTGTTTGTGTTGCCCCTGCGTTTTGTCATGTTCTTCATAGCCCCTGTTTCATTTTTCCTGGCTGTGGTGCTCTGGTCGATTGTGCTGGGTAACATCAATCTCTTATGGGGCACCGGGGTATGGATATTGTTTGGCCTGGCCCTGCTTTCAGGTCAATGGAGATCCAATCTCATATCATCCTTTATCTGGCACCAGATTTACCTGCTGGTAAGTCTGGTCTACATGTTCAAGGGAGTACATATCTGGCAGGCTATTGAAAGGAAGAAAGTGTAAGCAGCGATAGAAATATCTCTCCTGATGCACATCTATTAGTTTGCAGGAACATTTCAAAGGAAAGGAAATATGGAACGAAATCAGCCAACATTGATGATCAAAATAATCACCACAGTAACCTTTTTAGCAATGGTCATTGTCAATGCACTGGCCAATGCTCTCCCGATCAATGGGCTCACTACCGGCCAGCTATCAGATTTCTATCCCAATCTCTTTGCTCCGGCAGGGTGGACCTTTGCAATCTGGGGACTCATCTATCTGCTGCTGGCGGGATATACACTGTATCAGCTTGGAGTTTTTCAGGACAATATGGATACTGCCAGAGGTGAATTACTAAATAAAGTAGGAATTCTCTTCTCAATTTCCTCCATCGCCAACGCTGCCTGGATATTTGCCTGGCACTATAGGGTAATACCATTATCCCTGCTATTGATTGTTGTAATCCTTGTGTGTTTGATCCTGATAAATCAAAGAATAAACAAAGAACAACTTTCTGCAAAAGAGAAATTGTTTATCGGATTGCCGTTTAGCGTATACTTCGGCTGGATCACAGTAGCAACCATTGCCAATGCCACTGTTCTTCTTGTCAGCCTGAACTGGCAGGGTTTTGGTTTACCTGAACCCACATGGGCGTCTATTGTGATCATTCTTGGATTTATTATCGCAGTCACAACAATGCTAAAGAACAGGGATGTTGCCTATGGCCTTGTTATTGTGTGGGCTTATGCGGGAATATTGTTCAAGCACACCTCATCAGATGGATTTGCAGGCCAGTATCCTCTAATTATCAGTATCACAACTGCTTGTATTGGTTTATTACTTCTATCCGAAGTTTATCTATTAATTTCACAAAAAAGAAATATGGAAGAGATTTGACAGGAAAATCTTTGATCAAACCAGGAAAATATATTCAGCCGTGGGTAATTGGCTCCAAACCTTGCAAATGCTGCTGAATCTCTTCCCTCATACCCTCATCCTTCAAGGCAAAATCCAGCACTGCCTTCACATACTCCACCTTATTGCCGGAATCATACCTTCGGCCGGTAAACTGGTGAGCATAAACTTTCTGTGAATCGTTGAGTAATCTGATTCCATCGGTCAGCTGGATCTCGCCACCCACGCCTTTGGAAGTCTGCTCGATGCAATCGAATATCTCCGGAGTGAACACATATCTTCCGATGGCACCAATGTTGGAAGGTGCCTCTTCAACGGCCGGTTTTTCCACGATATCATCCAGGGCATAGAGATATTCATCCACAGGACTGCCGCTTATTATCCCGTAACTGCTGACCTTGTCATGTGGCACTTCTTCCACCGCGATCGTGGAGCGGCCGTATTTCTGGAAGACATCGATCAACTGACGAGTACAGGGTTTCTCATTGACAATAATATCATCACCCAGCAGCACTGCGAAAGGATCCCCGCTGACATGTTTGCGGGCGGTCATTATGGCATCTCCCAGCCCATTGGGTTCCTTCTGGCGGATGTAGTGAATGTCCACCATTGAAGAAATCTCCTGAACCATTTCCAGCATGTCATACTTACCCCGATTCTTAAGATGCATCTCCAGTTCAGGACAGCCGTCAAAATAATCCTCGATCGCCCGCTTGTTACGCCCGGTTATAAATATGATATCATCTATCCCGGATTCGATGGCTTCCTGTACCACATAATGGATAACAGGAGTGTCAATGATCGGCAGCATTTCTTTGGGCATTGATTTTGTGACCGGCAGGAAACGGGTCCCCAGCCCCGCCACCGGTATTACGGCCTTTTTCACATCCATTTCGGTATCCTCGGGTTTCATTTTCTGTTAAGTTTGATGTATCCAATTGATATTAGGTTTTGGTTTTCAAAATAGAGATTTTTATAAAACAATAATTCGATGGTTTTTTGTATAGCACAACTGTAAAATGCAATCAGAAAAATGAGTATATGAGAATTTCAATAAAAGGTGTTCACCATTGAAACGATTGAATAAATGTATATTATTACTGTTTATCACCCTGCTACTGGGAATTTCCACAGCCTCTGCTTTTGAAGTGTCTCCTTCAAACCCGACCGTGGGAGATGAAATTACAATTAGTGGAACCGGGTCTGGAGATTCCGTTGATGCATCTGTGGCTTTTACTAAAAACGTAGATGTAGATAATGGAGAATATGAGTATAATATAAATGGAGTGGAGATTCCAAGCGGAGATAATCGTTTCACAGTAAGGGCTGAAGGCGTGCAAGATCTCAATGTCCGGGTAAAAATATTGTTCTGGATTACCAAAAGTGCAGATGCTTCCAGAGATGTAGCAACCGTATCCCAATCCAACGTACCCTCTGGAAATTACAATATCAAAATCGATGGTAATGCTGCAAGTGGCCAATCAAATGTGGACCTTACAATTACTGCAACCCAAACTATGGACATAACAGATGGCCAGTTTGAAGAAACTTATTCCACAAGCAGCATTCCTGCCGGGAATTTCAGAGTTACCGTGGGTGGAGAGACTGAAACTATAACTTTAAGTTCAACTGGTTCCAGCACCTCCAGTGGAAGTAGCGGAAGCAGCTCTAATACAGGTGGTGGAGGAGATACAACACCCGATGTTGCAAACGGAAATGTGGACGCATCTGAATCCATCACAAAAAGAGTATTCAGTGAGATGCCGGTGGAATATCAGTTCTCCCACTCATCCATTCCGGTCAGGTTAATAAACATCACTTCCCGAATAACTGCAATGGAAATACCCGTCAAAGTTGAAGTCCTGGATGATACTTCCGTAATGGTCAAAAATGATCCCTCTGGAAAAATCTACAAACATCTCAATATCTGGGTAGGCAATACCGGCTTTGCAGTCCCAGAGAATATCAATTCTGCAACCATTCATTTCAGGGTGGATAATGATTGGATAACTGACAATGATATTGATCCTGACACTATTGTCCTGATGCATTATGAAGATACGACAGATGAATGGACAAAATTGCCTACAGAGCAAGTTTCAAAGAATGAACAGTACACAAATTACCGGGCATCTACACCTCATTTTTCTCCCTTTGCAATCAGCGGGCAAATCGACCAGGAAATTATCGAAAATACCACTGATGACACAAACTCCATCAATGAAAGCCAGAATTCAACTGTAAATAGTTCCAATTTTACGGATAGCAACTCAACTGGTGAAACAGACAATCAATCTTTTTACACAAATGTATGGATTTTTGGTCTGATACTTACAATATTCGTTGGTATAATTATACTGAAAATGAGAAGGTCCTGAAATTGGAAAAACAACCAATTTCATTGCCTGGCAGATTTTTCAGCTACTTTTTTAATTACAATATTATATTTATATAATAACACAAGGATAAGGTTTATCACTTTAAAATTTGTTAATATACGATCAAGTAATTGAAAACTATTGGCATGATACGTATTACAAATCATAACCTAAGACCTAATCATACATAAAAGGAGCAACTGCTGATGAGAATATTAAAGAACGGGCTAATGATATTGTTTTTATTATTGGCTTCAACTGCAATGCTGGGTTCAGGTATTGCGGGCGCAGAATCGAATGATGAATATATAATGAATATTACCGTGGGGGATACAAATTATCTAAAATTTGCCGATCATTCCCAGGGCAGTAACGGAAACTGGATTGCATTGGAAGGAGGAAACGATTTCAAACTGCCTTCTCCAATGGAATTCACCTACAACGGTATCAATGACTCTCATTTCGACCTAGGAGGAAATACTGTTGCCATAGAATTATATGTGGATGAATATACCAATCATACCATAAGTTATCCCTATGCAACACATCAAATGTACACCAATATAAGTGGTAAAAACGATGTATCTTTTTCTTTTGATGGTTCAACACATTTTGCTAATAAAGAAATAGGTGTAATGCTGATCAAAACAAACGTATCAGAATTAGCCACCATTTTCAATGGACTAAATGAAGGGAAAACCAGTCAGGAAGATCTCCAAGAATTAATAGTCAATTTAACAGAAGATATTAGTCTTGACGGTAATGGAGACTTTGAGATAGACTATAAGACACTTGCTGCAGATGACTATATAGTGCTCATGGCTATCCCTGATGAAAACGTGATACTTTCAGCCACTGCCTTCACAGTTCTGGAATACGATTCAACCACTTCAGTATCTGCCAATGAAGATAACGTGGCTGTTAATTTCGATCTCCTGAATGCACCTGCTTCCCAGTATACCTACGATGCAATCCTGATCAAGGAAAGTGAATACAAAGCAGACGTATTCATGCAATTCAACGGAACTTCCGATGGGCTCAATGCATCTGTAAACGGCAATCCTGTTGTGGATGGATTATCCCTTGTGGGTCTGGACATTTCAAACCCAACCACTTCCGATTTGAAGAACATGAGTGGTATTGAAAATATCGCAGCTGTAGAAAATACATCTTTTTCAAATGCTACAACTCTAAATCTACCAACCACCGGTTTATCTGCAGGCAACTACCTTCTGTTTACAACTGCCAGATCAGGAAGCGATCTGCTTGCCTTCAACCAGTCCGAGGTAGACCTGACTAACTATGATTTTGATTTCAGTGTTGATGTTACTACATCCCAAACCGTAGAGCAGAATGAAAGTGCGGAGTATCTACTGACACTGACAAATACCGGAAATATAGAGGACACAATAAGTCTCAGCGCATCCAGCAGCAAAGCAGAGTTAAATGAAACTTCAGTTAATCTGGCTGTGGGAGAAAGTGCTCACGTGAAAATGAATGTACGCAGCACCGATATTGGTGAACATTCAATTAATGTCATGGCAGAAGGTTCTGAATACAAGAAGAATATCAACACCAAAACCACAGTAATCGATGCTCTGGACATCCGTGTAGATTCTACCACAAAAGCGGTTCTTAATAATACTGATGTAGATTACGTAATAACCATTGAGAACACCGGTAATAAAGAACACACATTTGACTTGAATTCAATTTCAGATGTTGGCTCATTATCAGACAATAATGTAACAGTTGATGCAGGACATTCAACTGATGTGACCTTCACTGCAAACAGCTCGACTGTAGGCACCTACACTTCAACAATCACCGCAACAGATGATGCTGAATCATCAATCACACAAACTCTGAGTCTTGTAACCAAAGTGAATCAGAAAGACATTTATGGTGTATCGGCATCTTCCAGTCCTCTGGAACAGGTTGTCAATACAACAGAAAATGCTACCTATGCGGTAACCATTACTAACAATGGTAACACAGATGATACCTATAACCTCAGTGTAGTGAACCTGCAGGCAGATTACGCATCCCTTAATAAATCATCTGTTCCCCTGGATGCGGGTGAATCGGAAACAATACTCTTGAATGTATCTTCCGAATATGGTGGTACATATGATGTTATAATGGTAGCACAATCCCAGAAATCTGCTGAATATGACAGTGTCATAACAACAACCAAGGTCAAGGATTACGGATTGACACTCTCCGCCGACTCCTATACTGCAACATCAAAACCCGGTGAAACCGTCAACTACACCTTAACCCTCAAAAACACGGGTAATGTAGAGGATAACTTCACACTCAGCAATACCACCAATGCTGATACCCTGATAATGCCTGATGCAATCAACAACCTGGCAGCTGGGGACACAGCAACCTTTGACGTGTCACTTTCCAATTCAACACCTGCAGATGTAACTGCAACAATAAATACCAGTTCCGAAGGAGATAACAAAGTAAACACATCTCTTGAACTTGACCTTGTCGTTGAAAAAGCAGATCGCTATGGAGTGGCTCTTTCAATTGACCCTGTTTCCGATACAATGGAGATAACGGATACAAAATCCTACACTCTCAAGATCAAGAATACGGGTAATGTGGAAGATACCTTCAATCTTTCAACAACTTCCAACTACACAACACTTGATTCAGAAACCATAACTCTGGCTGCCGGAGAAGCCGGCTATACCCAGATGACAGTAGGAGACATAAATGAAACCGGCACATACACCATGCCTGTAAGTGTTGTTTCAGATACGGATGAAAATGCCGATGCTCAAAAGACAGCCTTTATTGAAGTTGTAGAAGCGGTTTCAATGAAAGTAACTCCTGCCACACAGACAGTGACTGGCAATGAAACTGCAGAATATGTGGTAAAGGTTACCAATACCGGTGCACAGACACACACCTACAATCTGGAAGTATCTGAAAATTCATCCAACACAACCGCAGTACTAAACGGAGTAAACATAGTAACCATTCCCGACCTGGCTGTGGGAGAATCTGAAGAAATTGATTTCATCTTCAACAATACAGGTAGTGCAGACAGACTTATTGAAGCCACACTTCTGGCAAGTGTTGATGATGCAGAA from Methanohalophilus halophilus includes these protein-coding regions:
- the galU gene encoding UTP--glucose-1-phosphate uridylyltransferase GalU, which produces MDVKKAVIPVAGLGTRFLPVTKSMPKEMLPIIDTPVIHYVVQEAIESGIDDIIFITGRNKRAIEDYFDGCPELEMHLKNRGKYDMLEMVQEISSMVDIHYIRQKEPNGLGDAIMTARKHVSGDPFAVLLGDDIIVNEKPCTRQLIDVFQKYGRSTIAVEEVPHDKVSSYGIISGSPVDEYLYALDDIVEKPAVEEAPSNIGAIGRYVFTPEIFDCIEQTSKGVGGEIQLTDGIRLLNDSQKVYAHQFTGRRYDSGNKVEYVKAVLDFALKDEGMREEIQQHLQGLEPITHG
- a CDS encoding TIGR04279 domain-containing protein — translated: MRILKNGLMILFLLLASTAMLGSGIAGAESNDEYIMNITVGDTNYLKFADHSQGSNGNWIALEGGNDFKLPSPMEFTYNGINDSHFDLGGNTVAIELYVDEYTNHTISYPYATHQMYTNISGKNDVSFSFDGSTHFANKEIGVMLIKTNVSELATIFNGLNEGKTSQEDLQELIVNLTEDISLDGNGDFEIDYKTLAADDYIVLMAIPDENVILSATAFTVLEYDSTTSVSANEDNVAVNFDLLNAPASQYTYDAILIKESEYKADVFMQFNGTSDGLNASVNGNPVVDGLSLVGLDISNPTTSDLKNMSGIENIAAVENTSFSNATTLNLPTTGLSAGNYLLFTTARSGSDLLAFNQSEVDLTNYDFDFSVDVTTSQTVEQNESAEYLLTLTNTGNIEDTISLSASSSKAELNETSVNLAVGESAHVKMNVRSTDIGEHSINVMAEGSEYKKNINTKTTVIDALDIRVDSTTKAVLNNTDVDYVITIENTGNKEHTFDLNSISDVGSLSDNNVTVDAGHSTDVTFTANSSTVGTYTSTITATDDAESSITQTLSLVTKVNQKDIYGVSASSSPLEQVVNTTENATYAVTITNNGNTDDTYNLSVVNLQADYASLNKSSVPLDAGESETILLNVSSEYGGTYDVIMVAQSQKSAEYDSVITTTKVKDYGLTLSADSYTATSKPGETVNYTLTLKNTGNVEDNFTLSNTTNADTLIMPDAINNLAAGDTATFDVSLSNSTPADVTATINTSSEGDNKVNTSLELDLVVEKADRYGVALSIDPVSDTMEITDTKSYTLKIKNTGNVEDTFNLSTTSNYTTLDSETITLAAGEAGYTQMTVGDINETGTYTMPVSVVSDTDENADAQKTAFIEVVEAVSMKVTPATQTVTGNETAEYVVKVTNTGAQTHTYNLEVSENSSNTTAVLNGVNIVTIPDLAVGESEEIDFIFNNTGSADRLIEATLLASVDDAEDKNTTAVASALYLKEDVYGVSIEADEDKQAIKSGKNATYFLTVSNLGNTNDTFNLTTTGENVSLVESLELNASGTAGSKEVVTVDHWPTSTGAHKIEVTVNSTNATDTVKLITRVVKVEEDSLSNSEVDDKSTVTNSTVTNSEIKNSLVTSSTITGSEVKDSVVNSSTVIDSELKTLEINDGYVKANLIYNGTIIIDETEYEVNEPEGITFDDLVEGTDDLDSSISGVGGEETTVEARNSGVKLTIGNNKSIVGGSIKVQKTKTPSKGVGEPDFQSSGSFLKFDESENVNDSMEYVFINMSYDEDELGNIEENDLQPYWYDEDNSKWVVLQPGNPEFCLDTGVNTDENYVWAKVEHFSTYSMGTPVDDTPTDDDDSSSSGGSSSGGGGGAASSGEPYANVELKMVDKVYTAKDMQTEYDFAEFNGPVKTVAFTPTVNAGYVNVIVEVLKDTSTLVDTEPSGLVYRNLNIWTGSRVYEDVIEDATISFSVNKTWLDENDVDSANIRLMRYTTEWTELPTTVTEEDEDKVYYTANTEGFSNFAIVADTTSAPVTEPVDTEAEFTATPVEGQSPLEVKFTFESDNADSWLWEFGDGNTSNQQNPTHTYEESGTYTVVLTVEGEGGVDVVEKTDLITVAAQEEPDEPATPGFEAIFAIAGLLAVAGFLRRRQL
- a CDS encoding glycosyltransferase, producing the protein MNSLLIAAVLFTLIPLITYLIYILAILKPSNSKIHAPDTQPPITVVIPTYNESEVIEHRIKNLKDIDYPTENIHAIIVDDQSTDNTVELANKAFQKYSISGEVIVKEKRTGTNASVNLGVGKASTDFVVTTDADVTFEPDAVNNALGRLLSDEKIGAVCGELEPIARKDSFTTHSEKAYRDVYGRMCSWESGLHSTYCFNGPLIMLRKKAFSPIPETKGASDAGMALRIIRNGYRCLYESSARFYEYITSDMDQQRRQKLRRSARLQEATLHNLGLVSPKYGKFGLFVLPLRFVMFFIAPVSFFLAVVLWSIVLGNINLLWGTGVWILFGLALLSGQWRSNLISSFIWHQIYLLVSLVYMFKGVHIWQAIERKKV
- a CDS encoding oligosaccharyl transferase, archaeosortase A system-associated yields the protein MRSKVPNLTQAFIGLLLFIVFLIAFYIRTVPAESVFIAENFVRFGGNDPWYHLRNVESILHNFPSMLWFDAYTQYPYGTDQVFAPLFDLVLASIIWIIGMGNPSTELTHTICAYYPALLGSFVVIPTYFVGKWAFNDRRIGLLAALLIALAPGQFLSRAIIGFNDHHIAEALLSTVVAMFLIAGLRRSESSDFTLSHLRENGFSQIRPLLPYFLLTGFFLGAYTLTWKGALFFSFIVGVYITVQHIIDHMHGRSTEYLAIGGMAIFAVALVMVLLAPEIGNTKSRQIFGLTAGLVAFPLLSVISYYMKEKQLNRYYYPLSVAALFGGGILLARVVSESTYALVTSVFSYFMRTGGGLTIAEASPLLMRGGQFTLQPLWYNFALAGILSFFALAILAYIAIYRHNNREQTFLIVWSVMIIWAMLQQNRFAYYYSVNAAILSAYLGIKVLDLAGWKEIRSPFAEATSSISDWLKQIKPVHAVTLVLVVLVLAYPSYDLSTQQNQGTGGPNGYWIEASQWMKYNTPDPGLDYYESYEQPPEGELYPYPDEAYGVMSWWDYGHWLEVIGHRIPNANPFQQGIGGRRNSMDEENRPGASTFFTASSEAEATAVLEAVHPDPEKAGARYVVSDVEMATGKFYAMAAWTLDTDNYYVQAQTAQGTQTVPGERYFNTMEARLHIFDGDGLEQYRMVHETPAANTAESGYKQVYNVLFGGNVEVVNTGYVKIFEYVDGATITGQAPDGEKVTITNTILTTTGRTFEYTQSTTATDGTYEFVVPYSTEGPMQGQTQFDTAPRGSYKVSFGDTTESVRVSESAVLNGGEIEV
- a CDS encoding tryptophan-rich sensory protein, translating into MERNQPTLMIKIITTVTFLAMVIVNALANALPINGLTTGQLSDFYPNLFAPAGWTFAIWGLIYLLLAGYTLYQLGVFQDNMDTARGELLNKVGILFSISSIANAAWIFAWHYRVIPLSLLLIVVILVCLILINQRINKEQLSAKEKLFIGLPFSVYFGWITVATIANATVLLVSLNWQGFGLPEPTWASIVIILGFIIAVTTMLKNRDVAYGLVIVWAYAGILFKHTSSDGFAGQYPLIISITTACIGLLLLSEVYLLISQKRNMEEI
- a CDS encoding PGF-pre-PGF domain-containing protein, whose protein sequence is MKRLNKCILLLFITLLLGISTASAFEVSPSNPTVGDEITISGTGSGDSVDASVAFTKNVDVDNGEYEYNINGVEIPSGDNRFTVRAEGVQDLNVRVKILFWITKSADASRDVATVSQSNVPSGNYNIKIDGNAASGQSNVDLTITATQTMDITDGQFEETYSTSSIPAGNFRVTVGGETETITLSSTGSSTSSGSSGSSSNTGGGGDTTPDVANGNVDASESITKRVFSEMPVEYQFSHSSIPVRLINITSRITAMEIPVKVEVLDDTSVMVKNDPSGKIYKHLNIWVGNTGFAVPENINSATIHFRVDNDWITDNDIDPDTIVLMHYEDTTDEWTKLPTEQVSKNEQYTNYRASTPHFSPFAISGQIDQEIIENTTDDTNSINESQNSTVNSSNFTDSNSTGETDNQSFYTNVWIFGLILTIFVGIIILKMRRS